A window from Mangifera indica cultivar Alphonso chromosome 2, CATAS_Mindica_2.1, whole genome shotgun sequence encodes these proteins:
- the LOC123205683 gene encoding NDR1/HIN1-like protein 1 produces MGKECSHDHKECCDDSKCKLPRRWLIIVIVAFVFANLLVIFLFWVITTPTKPTFVLQDATLSTFSLSSLSSPTVLTTNLQVTISTRNPNQNIGIYYEKVEVSATYRNQQITLATMLPTTYQGHKDITVWSPFVCGNAVPLSPLVADALTEDLNTGMVLLNIKVDGQIKSKVGTLFERKYRLNVNCPAYISFGGKNKGIACCATGAAIKFQFVQRCIVEI; encoded by the coding sequence ATGGGCAAGGAGTGTTCCCACGACCACAAGGAGTGTTGCGACGACAGCAAGTGCAAGCTGCCTCGACGATGGCTAATCATTGTCATCGTGGCCTTTGTCTTTGCTAACCTCCTCGTCATCTTTCTGTTCTGGGTAATCACAACGCCTACAAAACCAACCTTCGTCCTCCAGGATGCAACACTTTCTACATTCAGCCTCTCCTCCCTCTCATCTCCAACAGTCTTAACCACAAATCTTCAAGTCACAATCTCCACCCGGAACCCCAACCAGAATATAGGTATATACTACGAAAAGGTTGAAGTCTCCGCTACTTACAGGAACCAGCAGATAACACTTGCGACTATGCTTCCGACGACCTACCAGGGTCACAAAGATATCACTGTTTGGTCGCCGTTTGTGTGCGGTAATGCCGTGCCTTTGTCGCCATTGGTCGCTGATGCTTTGACCGAAGACTTGAATACTGGGATGGTGCTGCTGAATATAAAGGTTGATGGGCAAATTAAGTCGAAAGTTGGGACTTTGTTTGAACGAAAGTATCGATTGAATGTTAACTGTCCGGCTTATATCTCGTTTGGTGGGAAGAATAAAGGCATTGCTTGTTGTGCCACTGGCGCCGCCATTAAATTTCAGTTTGTCCAACGATGCATTGTTGAAATTTAA
- the LOC123196913 gene encoding NDR1/HIN1-like protein 10, with the protein MDNPSRPVSGYPAPNQNGHLHPPPNTAYPYAAPPPSSQPYAYNPYYQAQTPIYRRPAFVRSFVITMIALAIIFGVILFVFWLVVRPRVPEFSLTSLSVSNFSTNNSQLTANWDARLQAYNPNKKMSVYYDDVDSAIFRDSVPLSQTQMPPFNQGTRNRTELNAKFAVVGSYIGNKALNGINSDRSGGSVKFDFRLEALARFKYRGWRLRRKWVRVWCDDAAVSLSSNNQSGNLVGGSKKCRVAI; encoded by the coding sequence ATGGATAACCCTTCCAGACCCGTCAGCGGCTATCCCGCTCCCAACCAAAATGGTCACCTTCATCCGCCTCCCAACACCGCCTACCCTTACGCGGCTCCGCCGCCGTCCTCTCAGCCCTACGCCTACAACCCTTATTATCAAGCCCAGACTCCTATTTACCGCCGCCCCGCCTTTGTCCGTTCCTTCGTTATCACAATGATCGCCCTTGCTATCATCTTCGGGGTCATTCTTTTCGTCTTTTGGCTCGTCGTTCGGCCACGTGTCCCTGAGTTTTCTCTCACTTCTCTCTCTGTTTCCAACTTCTCTACCAATAACTCTCAACTTACTGCCAACTGGGACGCGCGCCTACAGGCCTATAACCCCAATAAGAAAATGAGCGTCTACTATGACGACGTCGATTCGGCGATTTTCCGCGACTCTGTGCCCTTGTCACAAACACAAATGCCTCCTTTTAACCAGGGCACACGCAATCGGACGGAATTAAATGCCAAGTTCGCGGTAGTTGGTTCCTATATTGGAAATAAAGCGTTGAATGGTATAAATTCGGATAGGAGTGGTGGATCGGTGAAGTTTGATTTCAGGCTGGAGGCTTTGGCGAGGTTCAAATACCGTGGGTGGAGACTGAGGAGAAAATGGGTTAGGGTTTGGTGTGATGACGCGGCGGTCAGTCTTTCGTCTAATAATCAATCGGGAAACTTGGTAGGTGGTTCCAAGAAGTGTAGGGTTGCTATTTAG